The following coding sequences are from one Pseudonocardia sp. HH130630-07 window:
- a CDS encoding MarR family winged helix-turn-helix transcriptional regulator produces the protein MQDAVPLWELIRTAHVVARGFHEVFAEAGLTATQFGVLAELRDRERDGMRSPSQAELARVVLLRPQSVGELVADLVGRGLVRRDGPGGRGRRAGLELTDDGHAALDRAWPLVARFNAPASTGLDPERSAELVAMLRTVRATLSPGSD, from the coding sequence GTGCAAGACGCCGTCCCGCTGTGGGAGCTGATCCGGACCGCGCACGTCGTCGCCCGCGGGTTCCACGAGGTGTTCGCCGAGGCCGGGCTGACCGCGACCCAGTTCGGGGTGCTCGCCGAGCTGCGCGACCGGGAGCGGGACGGGATGCGGTCGCCCTCGCAGGCCGAGCTGGCCCGGGTGGTGCTGCTGCGGCCGCAGAGCGTGGGGGAGCTGGTCGCCGATCTGGTCGGCCGCGGGCTGGTGCGCCGGGACGGGCCGGGCGGGCGCGGGCGGCGGGCGGGGCTGGAGCTGACCGACGACGGGCACGCCGCCCTGGACCGGGCGTGGCCGCTGGTGGCGCGGTTCAACGCCCCGGCGTCGACCGGCCTGGACCCGGAGCGCTCCGCCGAGCTGGTGGCGATGCTGCGCACGGTGCGGGCCACGCTGTCGCCGGGCTCGGACTGA
- a CDS encoding penicillin-binding transpeptidase domain-containing protein translates to MGILALVRSLRKRTLVLAAVLVVLAAGVVVAVLRPWGGAARTAEQYVTAWAAGDAPRAAGYTTDPAGAGTYLERARGDLAAVAMTARVTGTRTEGERATSTVEVDWDLGQGRRWTYPLELPFVAAPDSAGNDTGWAVDWSPAAFAPGLSDGQRPVNRTVAATPAPVLDSTGATLLAPTPVVTVTLDKRQASAAAGPLAGALGAVDPAITRQSITAGANGTPDGQAYTVAVLRGPDHDRVRAAIGDVPGVRSVPSTRLLPPDSGFAGQLLQGAKDTIDTAAGGAPGWSVDAVGADGTTASSLAGAPPGTAQPVTLELDRSVQQAAQAAVDGEARQTMIVAVRPSTGAVLAVAQNGAADRDGAVALTGRYPPGSTFKMITAYAAMPAENLTPQSPVECPGTTVIDGRTIPNEDTFALGTVPLQQAFARSCNTTFTRLALGLPPDGLPTAGLALGFGADWNVPGMTTITGSVDAATDDLQRASDGMGQGDVLASPFGMAMVSATIAHGAPVTPSLIRGQRTEPVVAPGTPDRAVLDQLRPMMREVVVSGTATAANGQGEVFGKTGTAEYAGPDGTNRAHGWFTGYRGDLAFATLIVDGGSSGPAVGLTARFLERLPR, encoded by the coding sequence GTGGGCATACTCGCGCTCGTGCGCTCCCTGCGGAAACGGACCCTGGTCCTGGCGGCCGTGCTCGTCGTACTGGCGGCCGGTGTCGTCGTGGCGGTGCTGCGCCCGTGGGGCGGCGCGGCGAGGACCGCCGAGCAGTACGTCACGGCGTGGGCGGCCGGTGACGCGCCGCGCGCCGCCGGGTACACCACCGATCCGGCGGGCGCCGGGACATACCTGGAGCGGGCCCGCGGGGACCTGGCCGCCGTCGCGATGACCGCCCGGGTCACCGGCACCCGGACCGAGGGGGAGCGGGCGACGTCCACCGTCGAGGTGGACTGGGACCTCGGCCAGGGCCGCCGCTGGACCTACCCGCTGGAGCTCCCGTTCGTGGCGGCGCCGGACTCGGCCGGGAACGACACCGGCTGGGCGGTCGACTGGTCCCCGGCCGCGTTCGCGCCCGGTCTGTCCGACGGGCAGCGGCCGGTGAACCGCACCGTCGCCGCGACCCCCGCACCCGTCCTGGACTCGACCGGGGCGACACTGCTCGCGCCGACCCCGGTCGTCACCGTGACGCTGGACAAGCGGCAGGCGAGCGCCGCCGCCGGACCGCTGGCCGGCGCGCTCGGTGCCGTCGACCCGGCCATCACCCGGCAGTCGATCACCGCCGGCGCGAACGGCACCCCGGACGGGCAGGCCTACACCGTCGCCGTCCTGCGCGGGCCCGACCACGACCGGGTCCGCGCGGCGATCGGGGACGTGCCCGGTGTGCGCTCGGTGCCGTCGACCCGGCTGCTCCCGCCGGACTCCGGGTTCGCCGGGCAGCTGCTGCAGGGGGCGAAGGACACCATCGACACCGCCGCCGGTGGCGCGCCGGGCTGGTCGGTGGACGCGGTCGGGGCGGACGGGACGACGGCGTCGTCGCTGGCCGGGGCCCCGCCCGGGACGGCGCAGCCGGTCACCCTGGAACTCGACCGCTCGGTCCAGCAGGCCGCCCAGGCCGCCGTCGACGGCGAGGCCCGGCAGACGATGATCGTGGCCGTCCGGCCGTCCACGGGGGCGGTGCTCGCCGTCGCGCAGAACGGCGCGGCCGACCGGGACGGTGCCGTGGCGCTGACCGGCCGGTACCCGCCCGGCTCGACCTTCAAGATGATCACGGCGTACGCGGCGATGCCGGCGGAGAACCTCACCCCGCAGTCGCCGGTGGAGTGCCCGGGCACCACGGTCATCGACGGGCGCACCATCCCCAACGAGGACACCTTCGCGCTGGGGACGGTCCCGCTGCAGCAGGCGTTCGCCCGCTCGTGCAACACGACCTTCACCCGGCTCGCCCTCGGCCTGCCCCCGGACGGCCTGCCGACGGCCGGGCTGGCCCTCGGTTTCGGCGCCGACTGGAACGTGCCGGGGATGACCACGATCACCGGCTCGGTGGACGCCGCGACCGACGACCTGCAGCGGGCGTCCGACGGCATGGGCCAGGGCGACGTGCTGGCCTCGCCGTTCGGGATGGCGATGGTGTCGGCGACGATCGCGCACGGCGCCCCGGTCACCCCGAGCCTGATCCGCGGCCAGCGGACCGAGCCGGTCGTCGCGCCCGGCACCCCGGACCGGGCGGTGCTCGACCAGCTGCGCCCGATGATGCGCGAGGTCGTCGTCTCCGGCACCGCGACCGCGGCGAACGGGCAGGGCGAGGTGTTCGGCAAGACCGGGACCGCGGAGTACGCCGGTCCGGACGGCACCAACCGGGCACACGGCTGGTTCACCGGGTACCGCGGCGACCTGGCGTTCGCGACCCTCATCGTGGACGGCGGGTCGTCCGGCCCGGCCGTCGGGCTGACGGCGCGGTTCCTGGAGCGGCTGCCCCGCTGA
- a CDS encoding DUF3054 domain-containing protein: protein MQPSRVPVMALVIDVVAVVVFAAVGRINHAEAASVTGLLGTALPFLVGIGAAWVTPWVRAAPVSLRAGLVVLVGTAGIGFLLRWGFLGRLPLSFAIVAVIALTVLLLGWRGISAGVARRRSEATRG, encoded by the coding sequence GTGCAGCCGAGCCGCGTCCCCGTCATGGCGCTCGTGATCGACGTCGTCGCGGTGGTCGTCTTCGCCGCCGTCGGGCGGATCAACCACGCCGAGGCGGCGAGTGTCACCGGCCTGCTCGGGACGGCTCTGCCGTTCCTGGTCGGTATCGGTGCGGCCTGGGTGACGCCGTGGGTGCGGGCCGCCCCGGTGTCCCTGCGGGCCGGTCTGGTCGTGCTCGTGGGCACGGCGGGGATCGGGTTCCTGCTCCGGTGGGGGTTCCTGGGCCGGTTGCCGCTGTCGTTCGCGATCGTCGCGGTGATCGCGCTGACCGTCCTGCTGCTGGGCTGGCGCGGGATCTCCGCCGGTGTGGCGCGGCGGCGCTCGGAGGCCACCCGCGGCTGA
- the map gene encoding type I methionyl aminopeptidase translates to MSSRTLLVPGTPTPIREVPAHIPRPEYVGKPAPSRSRAGDVQTPETIELMRHAGRVAAQALRLAGETVRPGITTDEIDRVVHEFLLDHDAYPSTLGYRGFPKSCCTSLNEVICHGIPDTTVIDDGDVVNVDVTAFVGGVHGDTNATFLAGDVAEEPRLLVERTREATMRSIKAVRPGRELNVVGRVIESYAKRFGYGVVRDFTGHGIAHEFHSGLVVLHYDQPDVHTVLEPGMTFTIEPMITLGGIEHETWDDDWTVVTRDRSWVAQFEHTIVVTDDGAEILTLP, encoded by the coding sequence ATGTCGTCGCGCACGTTGCTCGTCCCCGGCACCCCGACCCCGATCCGCGAGGTGCCCGCGCACATCCCGCGCCCGGAGTACGTCGGCAAGCCGGCCCCGTCGCGCAGCCGTGCCGGTGACGTGCAGACCCCGGAGACGATCGAGCTCATGCGGCACGCCGGGCGGGTCGCCGCGCAGGCGCTGCGGCTGGCCGGGGAGACCGTCCGGCCGGGCATCACGACCGACGAGATCGACCGGGTCGTCCACGAGTTCCTGCTCGACCACGACGCGTACCCCTCGACGCTGGGCTACCGGGGGTTCCCGAAGTCCTGCTGCACCAGCCTCAACGAGGTCATCTGCCACGGCATCCCGGACACCACGGTGATCGACGACGGCGACGTCGTGAACGTCGACGTCACCGCGTTCGTCGGCGGGGTGCACGGCGACACGAACGCCACGTTCCTCGCCGGTGACGTGGCCGAGGAGCCGCGGCTGCTCGTCGAGCGCACCCGCGAGGCGACGATGCGGTCGATCAAGGCGGTCCGGCCCGGCCGGGAGCTGAACGTCGTCGGCCGGGTCATCGAGTCCTACGCCAAGCGCTTCGGCTACGGCGTGGTCCGCGACTTCACCGGGCACGGCATCGCGCACGAGTTCCACTCCGGCCTGGTCGTGCTGCACTACGACCAGCCGGACGTGCACACCGTCCTCGAGCCGGGGATGACCTTCACGATCGAGCCGATGATCACCCTCGGCGGGATCGAGCACGAGACCTGGGACGACGACTGGACCGTCGTGACCCGGGACCGGTCCTGGGTGGCCCAGTTCGAGCACACGATCGTCGTGACCGACGACGGCGCGGAGATCCTCACCCTGCCCTGA
- a CDS encoding glycoside hydrolase family 6 protein: MGMSAAPRTGPRIRPWQVMVAVVVSSALAAVAPVVPAAAEAGPAGFYAAPDDQADAWVAGHQGDGRAALIGERIAAVPQGRWFTTTDTAGVRAEVDAYVGAAAATGTTPIVVVYDLPGRDCGGASSGGAPSHEAYRAWIDQVALGVAGRRAAVVLEPDALAQTDCRSAEQQDATEASLAYAAGTIKDGSAATKVYLDAGNSAWTSPEEMADRLTAAGVAEHADGIATNVSNFGWLGDETAYAKAVLGAIGSPGLTAVIDTSRNGNGPAGGGEWCDPAGRASGPEPSRATGDAQIAAWLWVKGPGESDGCAAAPGTFDPQVAYDLAAGS; encoded by the coding sequence ATGGGTATGTCCGCCGCACCCCGGACCGGTCCACGGATCCGGCCGTGGCAGGTGATGGTGGCCGTGGTCGTGTCGTCGGCCCTCGCGGCCGTGGCGCCGGTCGTGCCCGCGGCCGCGGAGGCCGGGCCCGCCGGCTTCTACGCCGCTCCCGACGACCAGGCCGACGCCTGGGTCGCCGGGCACCAGGGCGACGGTCGTGCCGCGCTGATCGGCGAGCGGATCGCGGCGGTGCCGCAGGGCCGGTGGTTCACCACGACCGACACCGCCGGGGTGCGGGCCGAGGTCGATGCCTACGTCGGTGCCGCCGCGGCGACCGGGACCACCCCGATCGTCGTGGTCTACGACCTGCCCGGCCGTGACTGCGGGGGTGCCAGCTCCGGCGGCGCGCCGTCGCACGAGGCCTACCGCGCGTGGATCGACCAGGTCGCTCTCGGCGTGGCCGGCCGCCGGGCCGCGGTGGTGCTCGAGCCGGACGCGCTGGCCCAGACGGACTGCCGGAGCGCGGAGCAGCAGGACGCCACCGAGGCCTCGTTGGCCTACGCCGCCGGGACGATCAAGGACGGGTCGGCCGCGACGAAGGTCTACCTGGACGCGGGGAACTCGGCCTGGACCTCCCCGGAGGAGATGGCCGACCGGCTCACGGCGGCCGGGGTCGCCGAGCACGCCGACGGGATCGCGACGAACGTGTCGAACTTCGGATGGCTGGGTGACGAGACCGCGTACGCCAAGGCGGTGCTGGGCGCGATCGGGTCGCCGGGGCTGACGGCGGTGATCGACACCAGCCGCAACGGCAACGGCCCGGCCGGGGGCGGTGAGTGGTGCGATCCGGCGGGCCGCGCGTCCGGGCCGGAGCCGAGCAGGGCGACCGGGGACGCGCAGATCGCGGCCTGGCTGTGGGTGAAGGGGCCCGGGGAGTCCGACGGCTGTGCCGCCGCGCCGGGCACGTTCGACCCCCAGGTCGCCTACGACCTGGCCGCCGGCAGCTGA
- a CDS encoding TetR/AcrR family transcriptional regulator: MVTRAETAARTRRTLVRSASELLDEGGPEAVTLRAVGARAGVSRGAPYGHFTNKEHLLARLAVDTWHALADDVEALGADPGLDTGARLERAVVALIDLARARPHHYALMFSAPVVTEEAADGVRRLEDAYLTLVAELVGEPDATRYAALLMCSAHGIAGMELSGHLAKGSWQVGAEQLVRMLVEDIRRGRDVGRGG; the protein is encoded by the coding sequence GTGGTGACGCGGGCCGAGACGGCAGCCAGGACCCGGCGCACGCTCGTGCGATCGGCCTCCGAACTCCTCGACGAGGGCGGGCCGGAGGCGGTGACCCTGCGCGCGGTGGGAGCGCGGGCCGGGGTCTCGCGCGGTGCGCCCTACGGGCACTTCACCAACAAGGAGCACCTGCTGGCCCGGCTCGCCGTCGACACCTGGCACGCGCTCGCCGACGATGTGGAGGCACTCGGCGCCGACCCGGGGCTCGACACCGGCGCACGCCTGGAACGGGCCGTCGTCGCGCTCATCGACCTGGCCCGCGCGCGGCCGCACCACTACGCGCTGATGTTCAGCGCCCCGGTCGTGACCGAGGAGGCCGCCGACGGAGTACGCCGCCTGGAGGACGCCTACCTGACCCTCGTCGCCGAGCTGGTCGGCGAACCCGACGCCACCCGCTACGCCGCCCTGCTGATGTGCAGCGCGCACGGCATCGCGGGGATGGAGCTCAGCGGCCACCTGGCGAAGGGCTCGTGGCAGGTCGGCGCGGAACAGCTGGTGCGGATGCTCGTCGAGGACATCCGCCGCGGTCGTGACGTCGGGCGTGGCGGATGA
- a CDS encoding nuclear transport factor 2 family protein, with protein MTLRRLLDRAEIHDVQLRYALGTDSRDWELFRSCFADRVLVDFSEGFGRPAALLDADEWVAGTAPRMESFAATQHMITNVTITFDDEDHAGCLAHVQATHHLPTATGGSDQTVHGYYDNRFERTPDGWRMSAVRLVPRWMTGNFGVFRAALAHEQG; from the coding sequence ATGACCCTGCGCCGCCTGCTGGACCGGGCCGAGATCCACGACGTCCAGCTGCGGTACGCGCTGGGTACGGACTCGCGGGACTGGGAGCTCTTCCGGAGCTGCTTCGCCGACCGGGTGCTGGTCGACTTCAGCGAGGGCTTCGGCCGGCCCGCCGCGCTCCTCGACGCCGACGAGTGGGTCGCGGGCACCGCGCCGCGCATGGAGTCCTTCGCCGCCACCCAGCACATGATCACCAACGTCACGATCACGTTCGACGACGAGGACCACGCCGGATGCCTGGCCCACGTCCAGGCCACGCATCACCTGCCCACCGCCACGGGCGGCAGCGACCAGACCGTGCACGGGTACTACGACAACCGTTTCGAGCGCACGCCCGACGGCTGGCGGATGTCCGCGGTGCGGCTGGTCCCGCGGTGGATGACCGGCAACTTCGGTGTCTTCCGGGCCGCGCTCGCCCACGAGCAAGGCTGA
- a CDS encoding SDR family NAD(P)-dependent oxidoreductase — protein MTGTTSGLGLALSGALAGAGARVLMTARDAGRGAAALERVRAGIRGPGSAETVVLDLADLASVRAAAATIRERSGDRVDVLVNNAAVSLGPRERTRDGFELQIGTNHLGPAALTWLLMPALRAAGEHRRPARVVTTSSLGHRTGGLDLADLHWARRRYSTTRAYGASKLANLLFAAELDRRLRRAGDPVISVAAHPGLTRSELLTNALARRRTWGARLLVLPDRLVSQPVAVGIEPQLLAATGPVDGGDYVGPTGFREMRGPAGPARRSAAARDRPLAADLWHRTGAATGVTPDP, from the coding sequence GTGACCGGCACCACCTCCGGGCTGGGCCTCGCGCTCTCCGGCGCGCTGGCCGGCGCCGGGGCCCGGGTCCTGATGACGGCGCGGGACGCCGGGCGGGGCGCCGCGGCCCTCGAGCGCGTCCGGGCCGGGATCCGGGGTCCGGGCTCCGCCGAGACGGTCGTGCTCGACCTCGCCGACCTGGCGAGCGTGCGCGCCGCCGCGGCGACGATCCGCGAGCGCAGCGGCGACCGGGTGGACGTGCTGGTGAACAACGCCGCGGTGTCCCTCGGGCCACGCGAGCGCACCCGCGACGGGTTCGAGCTGCAGATCGGCACCAACCACCTCGGCCCCGCCGCGCTGACCTGGCTGCTGATGCCGGCGCTGCGGGCGGCGGGCGAGCACCGGCGTCCCGCGCGGGTCGTGACGACGTCGAGCCTGGGCCACCGCACCGGCGGGCTCGATCTCGCCGACCTGCACTGGGCCCGCAGGCGCTACTCGACGACCCGGGCCTACGGCGCGTCGAAGCTCGCGAACCTGCTCTTCGCCGCCGAGCTCGACCGCCGGCTGCGCCGCGCCGGCGACCCGGTGATCTCCGTGGCCGCGCACCCGGGGCTGACCAGGTCGGAGCTGCTCACCAACGCTCTCGCCCGCAGGCGCACGTGGGGGGCCCGCCTGCTCGTGCTGCCCGATCGCCTGGTCTCCCAGCCCGTCGCCGTCGGGATCGAGCCCCAGCTCCTCGCCGCGACCGGACCGGTCGACGGCGGTGACTACGTCGGCCCGACCGGGTTCCGGGAGATGCGTGGCCCGGCCGGACCGGCGCGACGCTCGGCGGCCGCCCGCGACCGCCCGCTCGCCGCGGATCTCTGGCACCGCACGGGTGCCGCGACCGGTGTCACCCCCGATCCCTGA